ACTAAATTTAAACCCGTAATTTTAAAAATACGATGAGTTTAGTACATAAGAACTTTGTAGCTAGTATTGGCATTTAGTGGTGCCCCTATCGCCTTAAAAGCTTGGGTCCGCCTCCAGGGATGGATTTATAGGTTTGTTTATGGGGTACGCCAACCCATGGTCTTTTCGCAAAATTAGGTAATTTATGTATGTAATTCTTAGAATTGGTCTAATATTATCTGTGGTGCACCCATGTTCTAAAAATCCTAGATCCGTCTCTGATAGTATATGTATAATATGTGAATAATCGTATATAATTTAAATACCGactagagaaaataaaaataaattcggGCTGCTATTTGGGTAAAGATCCCAAAAAAATAGCTATGAAGTGCTAAAACCTATAAGTCACTGAAAAATTGAACATACTTGCTCTGTTATTTTTGGTATTCCAGAGATAGGATTTTCTATTGTTGGTGAATACCTGTGACTTTCAACGGTCTAATTAAGAAAAGTAGATTGAAAAGCTGGATCATTCTAAGTAGACTCAAAAGTAGTATTAAAGATCTTTCTAAAAATAGATGAGCTATCCATACAATTCGATAACAATAAAAACTTACTTGCATTGGGTATTTATACTAACTTAATTGATACATGACAAGTGTCTATCACTTAATTAGTAGTATTATATATCGTCACCTTGATTTATTTTAATCATGATAAATTAGTATAATTTAGTATAAAACACTATATACAAATAAAATTTTAGCATTTGATAACGCTGCAGACGTACGTGCTTTGTGGAGAGAAGAAGATAAAATTGGTTTCTAGCTACTAAAATTAGCACTCTTTGATTGAACGGTGGCGGGCGGCCCGACGTTAGGGTTCTTGAAGTCGTGTTGACTCTATATATGCTGTGCTGATTTCTATTCAACTACGTCTTTGTGCTTGACATGGCTGGATTTGTTTTGTTCAAGTGTCATCGTCAATGGACCGATTAAACCGATTGAATTGTACCGTGCCGAACCAATtattaggtttcttttaataaaatcgtaggtttttatataaatatataattgtcccaataattagggtagattttttattttataaaaataaactaaaaaaataccgaatcgtaccgaataaatttacatggaataaatatatttatatattaaatttaaaaataataaagcatcaAATTTTTCCTTGAACCTTGAAATTATGAAAACGGTTACAAGCCAATAAGTAATtgaactcaaaatcctaattcccaaacctattatactacttctattgaaactaaattattttcagcatattgactagcaagacacaaggtattctagtaattatgagtagcaaactacaatatatggaatatgtttcctttcgtatgatttaaatttatattttcaaatatttaatcttctataaacTTTATTCTTATATTTCCACTCGTGCGATTTatatttcatttttccttgtttagtttcttttgcactgctgtagaatagttgatagatctatactctagccatcttttatatattcttaattcatcaccctttaaatagaaaaaatatctagagagttttgctaattcctataaaagtacgtatgttattgcattatacttctactagtgacttttaattgaaacttaaaaaaataccaaaaattaaccgaactgtaccgataccgaagagaaaccgacatgattgataCGGTTTTTAAAAGTCTAAtattggttatacataatagaataaccgaaaaattagtatggtataaattttataaaacaacCGGCCGaatcgaaccattgacacccttaATCATACATATATTAGTTAAACTAATTTCGTCTCAAATCGATCGCATATTTTTACAGTAATTTTGTAAAAAAATATCAGTAATACTTCGTATTTATTGAGTTAGAATTCTAAATCAAATTAGTTGGATCCTGAACTTTGCACAAAAAATTAGAAATGACGAAAAATTTAAATTAGATCAGCAAGAAAAAGGGAAACCCGTATTACAATCATTAGATTATAATACTGCTGTGAGACTGAGACCAATGCAACAAATATGTATAGTTGATCGAGAGATAAAGGAGAAATTttatagaaatattttttgaggCTCTTTAGACAATTGCAATTATCAATTATTTAGCGAACTAGTGAAGCTATTATATTATTcagaattttttattttgatattaaCCTCTTAAATTTAGATTAATACGAAAGAAACAgttgttttcttttttttactttttctgaTGGTTGTATTATAGATTGATGGAATACATTCTTaatttaaagaatttaataaaaaaaaataagataGAGCAAGTACCATTATTTTTTATGACTTTTTGACACTTCAAATTAAAAGTATCTAtcattaagaaaaaaataaatctaTCTTTCTCGTTAGAATTCATCAACTTGAATCTTTTACATGGCAGGCGGCCCGTCACGGCTTTATTGTACTCGTTTGAGAAAAAAGCAAATTAAGGTTTCATGCATGTATGGGACACGTTTTAAGTAAAAAGGTGACATATAATTCCAAAAAGGTAAGCCTTTCTCCCATTTTAGATAGTAGTTATAAATAGTGGTGTACTAGTATCAAAAGGCAACACAAACTCAGAAACTAATACTGAAAAATCTACATTCAAATTTTCAGGATTTGTAAGTTCTCTTGCAATGGCAACAATTTCATCATTGAATGGAAATCACAAAGATGGGGTTTTTCGCCCAACAACAAATTTTTCACCCAGCCTTTGGGGAAATATATTTAGTTATTCTGCATTGAATAatcaggtatatatatatatatatatctgtacCTCTTTATTTCCCGTTCACCTTTTTACATAATTTGTTTTGTTATTAAGAGAAAGCATTATTACAGGTGTCCGAGAAAAATATAGAGGAGATTGAAACTTTGAAAAAAGAAGTGAAGCACATGATAGTGAGTATTCAAAGTGACACCGCAGAAAAAATACAATTGATTGATACTCTTGAACGCCTTGGTATTTCGTATCACTTTGAAGAGGAGATTGAAGATCAAATAAGCAAGTTGTTTAATCTAAATGTCATTAATGAAGAATATGACCTATACAATGTTGCGTTATATTTTCGATTGTTTAGGCAACATGGCTATCCAATCTCTCCTGGTATATATGTTTATGTGTACATattacatttttttttaaaatttatatgaaTGTTTTTTAAATATAAcaaaatattttgtgaattagatCATTTCAACCAATTCAAGGACAACAATGGAAAATTCAAGGAAACTTTACTTAAAGATGTAAAGGGTATGCTCAATCTGTATGAAGCAGCACAAGTAAGGGAACATGGAGATGAAATATTAGAAGAGGCTCTTATCTTCACAAAAGCACATTTGGAGAAAATAGCACCCAAATTAAGCTCTTCTATTATTAAGAAACAAGTAACACATGCACTCATGCAATCTCTACATAGAGGCATTCCAAGAGCTGAAGCCCATTTTAACATTTCAATTTATGAAGAATATGAATCAAGAAATGACAAGTTACTAAGGCTTGCCAAACTAGATTATAATTTGTTGCAAGTACTACACAAGAAAGAACTTAGTGAACTCACTCAgtaagttcttttttttttttaattatttgtgtactatatatatattgtagagtATTATTTAAGCTAACTAAATATTGCTCTTATTTAATTTGAAGGTGGTGGAAAGATTTGGATCTTGCGTCTAAGCTTTCATATGTTAGAGACAGAATGGTGGAATGCTTTTTTTGGGCTGTAGGGGTGTATTTTGAACCTCAATATTCTCGTGCTCGAATTATGCTTGCAAAATGCGTAGCTATGATTTCAGTAATTGACGACACATATGATTCATTTGGTACTCTTGATGAACTAGAAGTGTTCACAGAAGCCATCGACCGGTATGCAAAATTCCATCTTTTATTTCTAATCTACATCTAAAGACTTTTGAAGATATTCGATTAAATATCTACACAATATTGATTCATGTTGGAATTAATGTGATACTTACATTAAAATATTTTCGATCATTGCAGGTGGGATGTAAGTGAAATTGATCGACTCCCAACTTATATGAAAACGGTATATTCAACTCTTCTTAATCTCTTCAAAGAATACGACATCGAAGTAAAGAAACAAGATATAAGTTTCAATGGAGTTTATTACGTCAAAGAGGCGGTATGATCACTTAAAACTCTAATACTATCATTTTCCTTTCATTTTATCAtgagtttaattaatattaatatatttCTTGAAACAGATGAAAGAAATCGTTAGGAGTTACTACATTGAAGCACAATGGTTCATCAAAGGGAAAAGTCCACCATTTGAAGAATACCTAAGTAATGCACTCATCACTGGAACTTATTACCTACTTGCTCCAGCTTCATTATTGGGCATGAAATCAGCTTCAAAGGCATCATTCGATTGGATGATGAATAAACCTAAAATTCTTGTGGCTTCTGCATTAATTGGTCGAGTCATTGATGACGTTGCAACTTACAAGGTATatattaatataatataaaaCTACGTTTCAATTCCAAATAAGATGAGGATTTGCTAATGATCTGTTTTTTCCTTCTTATATATAGATTGAGAAAGAAAAAGGACAACTTGTGACGGGAATAGAATGCTATATGAAAGAGCACAATTTAACAGTGGAAGAAGCAAGTGCACAACTTACTGAAATTGCTGAAAATGCATGGAAGGATTTGAACAAAGAATGCATTAAGCCAACTTCAATGCCAGTTGAAATCTTGAAGCCAATCGTAAATCTAACACGTCTAATTGATGTGGTTTACAAGAATAATGAAGATGGATATAGTAATCCAAAGAATAATGTGAAGTCTGTAATTGAAGCCTTACTCGTTAATCCCATCAACATGTAGGGGACTCAAAGGAAGATGGTCA
This sequence is a window from Nicotiana tomentosiformis chromosome 5, ASM39032v3, whole genome shotgun sequence. Protein-coding genes within it:
- the LOC104089193 gene encoding viridiflorene synthase-like, translating into MATISSLNGNHKDGVFRPTTNFSPSLWGNIFSYSALNNQVSEKNIEEIETLKKEVKHMIVSIQSDTAEKIQLIDTLERLGISYHFEEEIEDQISKLFNLNVINEEYDLYNVALYFRLFRQHGYPISPDHFNQFKDNNGKFKETLLKDVKGMLNLYEAAQVREHGDEILEEALIFTKAHLEKIAPKLSSSIIKKQVTHALMQSLHRGIPRAEAHFNISIYEEYESRNDKLLRLAKLDYNLLQVLHKKELSELTQWWKDLDLASKLSYVRDRMVECFFWAVGVYFEPQYSRARIMLAKCVAMISVIDDTYDSFGTLDELEVFTEAIDRWDVSEIDRLPTYMKTVYSTLLNLFKEYDIEVKKQDISFNGVYYVKEAMKEIVRSYYIEAQWFIKGKSPPFEEYLSNALITGTYYLLAPASLLGMKSASKASFDWMMNKPKILVASALIGRVIDDVATYKIEKEKGQLVTGIECYMKEHNLTVEEASAQLTEIAENAWKDLNKECIKPTSMPVEILKPIVNLTRLIDVVYKNNEDGYSNPKNNVKSVIEALLVNPINM